In Dehalococcoidia bacterium, the genomic window ATTCTTAGCCACGATGTCTTCAACGAGCGTTCCGGCACGGTCATCGCCGTGGCGATCACAAGCCAGGCGCAGCGGGCTGGTTTCCCTCTGACAATCGAGCTGAAGTCTGTAAGAATGCCGAGGCGCTCTTGGGTAAAAATCGGCCAGGTCAGGACGCTAAGCACAGACAGAATTGGAGCGAGTGTGGGGAGGGTTTCTTTCGAAGAGGTCAGCCAGATTGTTGAGGGGCTAAACGAAATCATCGGATGAAGGTGTCCGCCGGGCACTTCGTGGACATACGCGAGTGGAAGTAGGGGGCATATATGGCTAGGAACAAAGTCTTGATTGGGGTCACTGGCGTACACTATGTGGCTTTCCAGCTATCCGCCCGGGGATTAAAGGTTCGCCTCACGCCCCCGGGTGCCCGGCTTATGGTGGCGAATCCTGGAACTGGCAAGACGATAGATGTCCAGGTAAAGACCAATCCCAATGCGTATGTTAAGAGCAAGAAGGAAGGCCCTTACTTCAGCTGGCGCATAAGCGAGAAGCTTGCTAAGGCCCAGCCCCGCGAGGGGTACTTCTTTGTCCTGGTCGATCTGCGCGGCGGTCCACCCACAGAAGAGACACGTTCCTACGAGCCCGATGTGTACATCGTTCCCTCTGAGGAACTGGAGAAGACGGATTGGAAGAGCGGCAGGAACAATTTCTGGTGCTGGGTAGACGAGAGTGATGCATCTGAGTACAGGAACCGTTGGGATCGTATTCAAAAAGCGTTAACATAGAACTCACCGGAAATACGTTGAGGACAGTCCAACGGGGTTCTCTTCGCAGGGTATCGGAGGTGTTGTCTTCTCCTTCGCCAAATGAGGAGAATAGCGGGGCGTAGATTCTTCGCTCCGCTCAGAATGACAGGCCATGATGTGTCACCCCGAGCGGAGCGAGGGGTCTCTCCCGCGGGACGCCACCAAGGACTCGGAATGACAGAACACGCAAGAGTCGGCATCCCCTCCTGGCGAGGGCGCGCGAGGTGAAGCCCCTGGGTTTCCGATGGTCCCCCGCTCCTCATAGCGCGGGGACTACGAGATGAGGTCCCTTCCCCTTCGCAGGCCGCTCGCAAAGGGTGTATCCTAGTCTCCTGAGTCCCCCACAACCCCAGGAGGATGAGCCAGATGGCCGACTACTACTTTGAGCGCGATGTCCGCACGCCCCACAGCGAGGCCTATATCATCACCGACGGGGACCAGGCCGTTGGCCGGGTTGACCTGCACTACACGCACAGCCTTGTGCACGCCACCCTCTGCGTGGGCGAGAACATGACCCAGGAAGGCATTCAGGAGCTTATCGAAGCCATTGACGAGGAGTTGGTGATGTCCGCGGACTCGCCCCGCGAC contains:
- a CDS encoding type II toxin-antitoxin system PemK/MazF family toxin — its product is MAAILRGEVRWADLDPVRGHEQGGQRPVLILSHDVFNERSGTVIAVAITSQAQRAGFPLTIELKSVRMPRRSWVKIGQVRTLSTDRIGASVGRVSFEEVSQIVEGLNEIIG